The window ttttttatatgaaaaatagaaataaatgcaCAAACCGACCTGATTTGGTAAGACCATTCAATATTTCttgcacttaaaaaaaaaaattctaatgatcTGCTCGATCCGCGGCATCCGCCCAAGGTAAGTAGAATCGGCCAGTCAAAATCCTGGGAAATGGTTTCCAACATCGCTCAAAACACAATGTCCTGTGTCTCCGCTCAAAGTGAGCTGATTCCCAATCGTAAACCTGGGAAATAGTTTCCAACATTACTCAAAACAGTGTCCTAAAAGTCAACTCACCTGCTCGTCTATGAATTCTAGACCGACAACTAAGAAATTAACTGACCCCTTGAAATCCTAGGGTAGACAACATGCTTCTCTCACTCTTGAGGCAGTACTAAACAAACTGAGCGCAAGAGCGAGTTCCTTCCCTATACAAACGGTTTCTTCCAGTTTTCTTGGAAATTTCTAGTTTGCTCAGCTCTTCAAGACCTGAATCTGAGGACGACCTATGAAGACTATTTCCATGAGTGGATCAGATCATTCCATTCTCAAAACATCTTCCCAACTTATTTGCAAACTCTCACTAGCTCACAAGAACTTCCAAACAGAAAACAATCCAGATATCGCATTAAAGTTGGTCACAGAAATGGTGTTAAGGTGATCAGGAACTACAAATGGGAATGACGGGTGCATGAATGGTGGTGCTGGAAGGATACTCTGATAGACATGATTCCAGGAACATATAGCAAACAACCCAAGCTGGAAGCTGAGCTTCTGGCAGGAACATGCATGGTCAGGGGAAGAAGGACGCAAAAGAGAGTGAATGTATAAAATGGCATCATGAGGACAAACATCCatagaagaaagaaattaaagaaatatcaAGCTGGCAGCTTTATCGATGAACGTATTGTAACATgttttaatattcatatcaaCTTTGACCAAGTTAAGCAAGTAAAGCTAGAAAAAGACCTTGGGCCTATGTCTTTCACTTTTGAAATAGATAGTCATGTGCATGCTTGCTGTGAGATCAGCCCAATTGTAGTCTACTCGGCAATAACTTTTTTTAGGGGGAATTGTTTTAAACAACATACAAATTATAATCTTTCCGCATGTTAACATACCACGAGATacattataactttaaaaaattaaaaaattaattatttttttaatataattaacgGGGAGAACTTATAAATGAGACTTACTTTCAGAAAATTACATATGCATGACACAAAAGCTACGTAAGAAGTTAACATGCACCGTCCAAATTATACAACTTTTTTATGCACGTAATTAGTGGCAATATATTTTACGTAGTTTTTGGTAGACAATGCAGTACGTACGATGAACCAATCAAATGTTGTATCGTGCTAACAAAACTTTTTGTATTATCTCCCGACAGAAGCCACCAAGCTCGATCGATCGTAGTacgtatatttaattttaactaggGATTAATGCATGCATTCAGTGTAACTCATGCGAAACAGCTAGCAAGGATCGAGAAGAACAAGACGTATTGTTTAGGATAAAGAAAAAAGGGGTTTCGATCGTCAAGTTTTCCTTTGTTCCATAATTATAAGATAAGTGCATGTCCTTTTCTTGTGAAGTTCATATTAATGCAGCAGCAGTACTGCATGCTTGTTTGACCACGGGATTAGTTTTTTATCCTTCATGACGATCGATGAGGGGAAAAAGTCGCTCTCGGAGTTTTGATCCAAGGACTCAGATCAAGTTCCTGATCTTGGTATGTGCGGGACCCAGAGAACGCGTCTCACATGTTGAAGCTCACCtcagaaaaaacatcattttctctgtttttttatttattttttgggcagTGAGCATTCTGTCTCTTTGATTGTCTACctcatcaataaattttttattttccaccAATATCTCAATGCGATATAGATCAGAGGAAAACAGACAGGAGTGATGGCGATCGATGCATTCAGCTAAACatatggatggatggatggatttTGGCTTGTGATTTGAGAGGGAGCCTTTGAAatgcagaaaaacaaaacacacgCTTACAGTTGGAGAGcatgaaagaaattaataatgcaTATGGTAGTTGAAACAAATGATGGGTTCTCTCAGCACAGCCTGTGTGTTCTTTTTTTCCTGATCCTCTACAAAAGGAAAGCACCAACCAAAGTTGAAACCAAACCcccacccccccaaaaaaaccaaaaaaaaaggtttaattCCTCtgaggaaaaataaagaaaacgaCCCAAATGAAAAGCTGGGAGATAGACAAAGCTTCTTCCTGAGGCAAAAGAAACAGAACCTGATGCAAAAGGAGGGATAGAACAGTGACAGATTGGTTAATCAGATGCCTATATATCTCAATGATCATTAtagaataaacaaaaaaaccacTCTCTGTCCCTTAAATCTGCCCAAACATCCTTTAATGGTAGGGTCTTATATTCTCATCGTTaggtagaaaaaaaatatatatatatatatatatatatatttatatgattcgCGGAGAGTCGAAGTTTTTATGTTCAATCAAGAACGTGGATTTCAGGACTTGATTGTGACAATTGACCTGAAAATTCCCTGCTCTAAGAAGCTTGCTAGAAACATCATGTCTAACACATAGGACCTAGGTTTAGATGATATTAACTGAGCTACACTTTCACTCGGTTtagttttttgaaaagaaagggTGAACCAGATAGGAGTTTTTTTGAATAAGTTTACAATATTTCATATGTGTGACTCTTCTCAAGTTTCACCACCCGAATTCTTGGATTCAGGATCATTTTACAGTAAAGttcaaagagagaaaaaaaagtgcaaATTAAGAGGACGAAACTGCTATTGCTCATTTtgcatttaaagaaaaaatcactAGCTAGGTTACGAATGAATGAGTTGTACACCACTGCAGACATGTGTAAAACTAGACAAGTTTTGCTAGCAGATGATTAGGGTGTTGAGTAATAATTCTATATTGTCTGTGAACAACGtcttagatatatttataaggaatgaataatCATTTCTTGTAAAACcggttttatgaaatgagttaggcCCACGagtttcttcatggtatcagagtctgcCACTGGACGAATGGGGGctcacactacttaccccgtgacaaaGGACCAAGAAAAATATTGGCCTCCATGTGAGTGAgggtgttgagaaataatctcacattgtatgtgaacaaaatcttaaatatgtttataaagaataaagaatCTCCTCTTATAAAATCAGTTTTATGATATGAGTTAAGTTCATAAATTTCTttcgaaattcaaattttaaagatgaggGTTGGAAAAATAATGCCAGCCAAGCCTAATTGACTTGTGCTTATGAAGAAGGctatattaatttttccaaCCACTCCCCAGTTTTTTCCTGCAAAATCTCGAGGAATATCAATCCAGCTTAGGCCTCCAGGGCATGAATAAAACAGCCAAAGAATATTAAATTAGGGGgtaatatattacaaaataccAATCCCTAGAGAGCTAGCATCATGATTGGACATTTCTAAACTTTTTCTGAGACAAAACTGTCAGATGAGCATCCATTAATACTACTAtctttaaaatttctcttatcaTTCATTACTTCTGGAGAtattatagtttttgttttgggtgtACTAGCtatgtatttattattgaatAAATTGGTATGTAAATATTTTACACACAGCTCCACATTCAAAGCATCTTTCtggtaattaatatattaatacactaatttGCAGACCAATAATGGAACCTCAGTATAATAATGGTTAAGGCTGCAGTGCATAAATCTTTTGCTGAACCCCAGAAACTGGATTTTCAACTAACAGcctcttataaaaatattagccAAATTTTTTAAGGGTATCTTTACAAACCTGAATTCCACTACCTACCCTTTTTCTATATTCACAGTATATTTTAAGAGTAGGTGAGGTAATAAAAGTTATTTGATTCAATGGCCTAGTCAGAATCTCACCACTGCCAACCTGGGATTCTTTTTGATGCTCTTTAATATTCTAAACTCATTTAACTTTTGTTAAAGGAGTGGTTCTACCTTCTAACCTTTTcctggatttattttttaatttttttttttttttttgtaattctgGACTGTGAGAAGGGAACAGAAGCTTCTGCCTTTGGTTAAGTATGAAAATTACAGGAGCCCAAAATCAGGCAGAAATTATGGTTGACCCCATCTGAAGATAACCAAATGTCCTAATCATTCAAATTAGACTTTTCTGAGTGCAAAGTCCCACTTACACAGCTGGTTACAACCAAATCAGAATCAAATCTACCAGATTTATATGATTTAACTGTTAACACTGTGCAATTGACATGACCCAGATGCAATTTATGAAAACAATCGTCAAATTTCTTGTCCAAGTGGTATAATACTTCTGATACAAACGACAAGATGCCAAACAGGATTGAAAATGAAAGCTGGTAGAAAACCTTTCCTCTAATTAGCACTGCAATTAATATCTTACATATGGTGCTGTGTGACTTTTGCACCAAAAGACAGAATTGGTTATGGGATTTTACACTGGATacttctaaagaaaaaaaacttatccAGGAAAATAAGACAACAAAATCACATTGACATGaaaatcaaaaagaaaacagagaaaaaaaaaagttcacttCATTTGACCTAAAGATGAATGGTTTAGTAGTAGTTCATGTAATGGTCTGAAATAAATATCTTTGTATATACAGCAGCCTCTATCAATCTCGGGGCCTTGAATTGATGATTGGTGCAATCAGACCTCAGCTTATACATATGATGCTTGATCTGAGCTTGGATGATATCAGTACTTATCTTGGATCACAACTTTGCTGTTATTAAAGTCATTTCCAAGCAAAACTTGATTTCCCCATTATTTTTTCCTAACCATGGAAGCTTTGTGGCTGCATTGCTGTTTCCTGGCTAGGATTTTGACCAAAACCCATCTGTACAATGGTTTGCAGGTCATCTTCACCAAACATTGGAAACTGGAAATGATCAAACAAAGGGAGAGTTACATAGAGTAATAAGTTTTTGCAGGCTAGAGGAAAGAGTCGAAAATGACTTCGTTCTTTACCCTGAATACTGTGGAAAATTACTTACTTGAGAAACGCTCTCTCTATATCCATTGAGTGGAGGTAATTGCACGCTGAGACTTTGGCATAGTGCAGTATCTAAGGGGTCCACTGAGCATTGGGTCGCTGTCCCATTAGATATGTTGCTATGCAGTGCTGGATCTTGCTGGGCCTGGTGAGCATAAAAAGCAGATGCTCTGGAATCTAATCGGAATATTGCGTGTGGCAAAGGGTTGCTTGATTGAAATATCTAAAAACcaaaagatgaagagagattCCAGTTCAGGAAAATCGGAATGCAGAGAGAAAGGAAAGCTCTTGcgtaaaaaagaataaaacttaCATCTTTAGATATCAGAGTATCCATGTTCAAATCCAGCCTGGTATTGACAGAAGACAATTTCATGGAGAGGAACTGCATCAACAAATACAGAGTACAAAACCCAATTAGCAAGAAAACTTCAATTATCAAACACCTTTCACGAACTGTTGATTGACCAAATTTTAACTAACCTCGACTTGACGTTGCAACGATTGGACGTAGTTTATAATTTCGTCAAGCATAAGTGCTTTTCCTGTTACCTAAAATGGGGGAATCATAGCCAATattaataaaggaaaaattCAAGTAATCAATCCTCTGTATTCAAAGTTGGGGATTTTCTCAAAACCTTATTGCAACCAGGTACAAGATCTTGCAGAAACTTCATCCTTTCGCTAATCTTCTCTCTTCGGACCTGTCGAAAACAGAGCAATGTAAATGGGAAGCTTGGCATGACATAATATGAAGATCTGGAGAGAATTTGATTCATAATTCTTACCCTTTCGGCGAGACTATGGCTGTCAGTAGCCTGACCCCTTCTTGCTCTGACATGAATGTAGTCCTTGGGAGGCTCAGGAGGCTTTGTATTAGTTTTGCTCTGTTTCTCATCCCCTGAACTGCTACTACTGCCTTTGGCTTCCTCCTCTGCTTTAACAGGGCCATTTTCCTTTCCATTAGTCTCATTCGGCTTGCATCGCTTCGCATTCGAATTACCATTAGCTTCAGCCACCTGAAATCAAAGCAATCCCAGATTTATTAGATACTCGACCAAATTGAAATCGGAAAACTGGATGAGATTTGACTTCTCTAGTCCATACCTTTGTACTATTGGCAAATGGTGATGATTTCGGCTCCTTTGCTTTCCCCTTGGAAGCCGTTTTTCTTTTCCTGGGATTCAAATCATTGGAGCCTTTCAATCCCGTCTCCACGTCTGGAATTTGTTCAGAGATTGTGGATTCCTCTTGAGAACTTGCCAGTTCAGTTCGATCCTGCATTGGAGAACTGTAGTTTTCCTGGCCACGCATTTGAGATCCAACTGCTTTCAGAGAAGGACTGCTTGAAACTCGGGAGAGGCTCTCAGTTTCCACTAATAGATTCGATCTATAAAGTGCTTCAGCGTTGTTTTGCCCGAATTGGCTCGTCCGATCATTGAAACTCCGGCTGCCAAAGCGGGAGAACTTGGCCGCCCTCTCTGCAAACCCAGGATCAGCAGAGAATTCTGCCACACTGGAACTCAAAGGCATTGATTTTCCCAAACTGGGTAAGTTTTCTTTTATCAGGTGATCCATCCTAGGCACGTTTGGCTTAGGAGGAGAATTCAGAGGTGTACTATAACAAGAAGTGTTGGCACTGTTATTTCCACCAATGTAAGAAGCCAATAATGGCCGAGAATGCGGCGAGATGTCACCGGAGTTGCCAATGTTTCCCAGCTTTCCAATCAACTCCCTGATCACAAAGCTGTCATGGGACAAGTTGGTATTCGACGCTGCAGGGGAGGACACAATTGAACTCAGGGCTGAATCAAAGTGGATGCCATGATCCGTGGACTTTTCCCAGCTGGGATTCCGAAGGCAATCTGGGGATTGGTCGGACATGCAATTCAGCTCGGTCCCTCGAGTTTCCATGGCCGATGATGAAAGAGAATGCCAAATGGATGACAATGAAGCTGAGGATTCAAAATGCATTCCTGCATTTTGAAAGAACTCGTTCTCCATggagaaacaaacaaacaaacaaataaataaaagaggcTAAAATCCAACAAAGTTGAGGGCTTAAAACTGATGGTTCAGCAGTTAAAGGTCTAAACTTGTTGAAAGGCTTGGGGGGGTCCTGCTTTATTTTGGTGTTAATATAAAGCAAGGTTTTGTGGCAAACACAAGAGAGGTTGGAGAATGATTGAATGTGGGCTCAAAATGATTACATTTAGCATTTGAGCTAATTAGGAAGAGTTGGGTGAGAGAGAAGGAGGATAAGTTTGGTCAAGAAAAGCTAAGCAAaagctcagagagagagagagagagagaggtggggggAAGGGGATGGGTAGTGTGGGGATGAAGATAAATAGCCaagaaagaacagaaaaaacaaaacaacaaccagaaaaaaaataataaccatGAAAGAAAAGTCTGtatttgaccttttttttttttttaagttctgtTTTGATATTTCTTTCATAATGGTAAattcttatttctttctctccctccgCAAAAGGTGGAAGGACTAAAAGCCAGGTGTTGCTGGGCCTTGGACGTCACAACAGTAAGTACCTAATGTCCTGCCCAACTCCTCTGCACAGATAGATGATCAGTACGTCGACCATGATTCATGAAACTCTTCAAAGATTGGTCTGAGAATCGTTTCTCTGTTCTTTATCTAAGCAAATAGATTAGCAGAGCCATCCATAGAAAAGAGAGCATGGAATGTTAAAGTCAATGGAGCTTGAAAGCATTGGTGCAACATGTAGCAGAAAAAAAATACCAGACGAAATCCTGTACAGAAGAATTATGCATAACAATGGGGATGTGAATTGGCGAGCATTACAAAAAGCATGAATTGGGGGTTGAGAGTCAATTCTTGAGGTCCACAATATCTAAGCCAAAGAAAtgaagataaaaggaaaaagtcCATAACAAGTGGCCATGAACATTGAATTGGTCCAGACTAAGCTACAATTCTACCGATTGCTATAGGAGAGGTGCAGAACAGAAGTGCTCCTTCTAGGATCGCCTCactcattaaaaagaaaatcaaaatataaatatatatatatatatatatatatattaaaataattttagataccTTCTTAAGATAGATAAGCTTCGgcactctctttttttaaaagaagtatgtaatgatgaaatttatagatctaactcatctcataaaatcgacTCTATAAGAAATGATTgctcattctttataaatatgtctAAGATCTTGTTTACAtacaatgtgggattattcctcaacatcttcCATCACGTGCAGACTAGTATTTTTCCTGATTCTTGTCATGGGATAAGTAGTGTTGGCccccattcgtcctgtggcaggttctgatattatgaaaaaattcataAGCTTAATTCATCACATAAAACAGGTTCTACAAtagatgattgttcattccttataagcATGTACAAGACTTTGTCTATAGGTAATGtaaaattattcctcaacacacaaaatttacatattctaaaattacaaatataatttatcaatttttatggTAATTGTTCCGATAAACTTATATATCAAGGACACGCGACCAAAAACAAGCttgaaaataagatattttcgGAAGTAAATGAATGTGTCGACTTCACATAAGAAGCCGACTGGTTTTCATGTGATGAGCAGAGCTTAGTTTCTTAGAACTACAAGCAAAGAACACCAGTCCCCTGCCTGTGGCCTTGGATATTATTGATGGTACTTGTTTCCCAATCTAAAGGCAAGGAAGAACAAGTTTTCTCAAGTTTTTAATACCCCCATCAGATTTGGCTGCAGCGTGCACAATTTGGCAACTTCATGAGGTGATTGTGGTAGCCTACAATCTTTGGTTTTGTGCCATGACCAAGGCAATATTGATGACCATAGATGCATTGGGCGGTGCATTTACATGTTCATGACGTGGGCTTGAGAAGATTAagtcaaacaaaaattttatttgcctGGTGTAGAAAGAAGAGTAGTTTTTAAATTAGCgcgtttgtttttgaaaatgagataaagatgagatgtgttgagtttaaaatttaaaaattaaataaaatattgttagaatatatatttttaatattatttttattttaaaattaaaaaaaattaaattatttattttattttatataaaaatttaaaaaaattgtaatcgAAGAACTATAATGTATGTTTgagtaatgagatgaaattaaaatttttcataatttttttctcaaacatcactcaaacacaacatatttatcaattcaaatattcaatttcttaatctaatcattacgtAATCAtcataacttttacaaatttataaacaaaatataaaaatcaatagaactttttcaaaattaaaaaaaaaaagaagattatattcaaataattttttaactttataataattttattcaattatctctctcatttctcaaaatcgaTAAAACATTTCAAGTTTTAATACagataattttatgtgattcaagttttgtttttttctaaaatcatatataaagcCTAATATTTACTAAATAAGTATTCAATAAGTGATCCATCCTTTCTAGGTCTATcgcctttttaaaaaaaaaaaaaaaaaatctttcatgcACTGTATTGACTGAGATTAATACATagtcgattaaaaaaaaatatgtaactaAATCCGTTTATgggttgaaattaaaaatatttggtctattttataattgataatgtgagtcaataatttattttcccaAGGAAGTCCATTTTGGTCTTCTGtgagagttttttcttttaatttctcaatTTAATAATTTAGAACATTTAAACTCttcaacaaaagaataaaattgtgTTTCGATATAGAGCAATGCTCGTCGATACTTGGCATCAAAGTCCTACAGTAGTGCTACAACATAATAGATTGATCATTATAACATATATTTGCTCTAATATCACGTTAAATTactgtttatttaaaaaatttaaactgatataaagagataaatttaattatttaaattatattctaaccctaAAATATATAATGGCTATGTCCTTCTCCTTGCTCACATACGACGAGCTTCaacactattatatattattcttatgCTTATTTTAATTTGGCATTGGTGCACGCCCCACGAATCCAAGATCATGAaccattttttccaattttataaGCTTCTTCCCAATCCAAGCCTATGCAAAAGAATGTATGGCCACGATAAATTGGGTACTGGCTAAGAGATTGGTGGGAGAATGGACTTCCTGAGTCAAAACAAAGAACTAGGGCTACATCAATGATGATgaaattaatatgaaattagATCTGATCTATTAATTAGTTCTATGCAATCAATTATATAGCTTGATATCTTATAATTAGATCATGTCCAGCATATTGTTGTCAATCCATCACTGACTAATTATCTATAGTACTACTGGAATATTAGCCAATAAATATGGAAAGCTACTGATTATAAGATTGCATGCATTTTGGAGGGCtcatgataattataattaccCTTTTTCTTTGCTAAATCCGATTAAGAAATAAAGGAGTAATGATACACtcccaatattatttttagatgatttctaaaaataattttgtagaaatttgagatttaaattagattaaaaattaaaatagagtaTTGATACATGTACAGAGAACtctttatacaattatattttaaaatgaaggtatttataaaaagtaataatacttttataaactattttataaaaatgacccttataattatataaaaagttgtaaatatcattttcctttttatcttttagatagataaaaatatatattaagattgtACGCTACGGAATAAATGAAGGATTACTGCCTTGGATGTAAGGATAACAAcgtattgagaaatgatatttataatagtgGTGTGTGtaaatatcatgtaattttttttaaaaaagtgaagaaatacggaacttatatgaaaaaataataattttttaatcataaatctctttttttttttaaataattatatcaatatttacCCTCTAGCTAgctacgactgtatataatattactcttacgTATTAATAATTGATGTCTATCCGACCAAATTTTAAGCCACCGACAACCTGTCTTCGGAAAAGTCTTGGAAGGTAATTAAGATTGAAGGCACATGAATACTATTGGTGggaaaaatatgatattataaaGTGGGTTTGTTCAAGAAGATAACCATCTTCAAATTAAGTTCTCTATAAATTGAGcccaagtttgaaagaaaatgatcaaGTGCAAGTTCAAAACTAATCCTAGATTATAAGTCTCAAAGTTCAAATATCGTTTATCGTTCTTTTAATCTTGAGAAATGATGCTACTCTGTCGCTCATGTCTGCCTACTGCAAATTACCTTTAGACCaaaattaacttttaattttctttttaatttttttattcatattttttttaattttaaaatattttaaaaaaattaataatagagtGTGCTACGAATGTGTTTGGCTTTTGTTCTTATCGAGATTTTTGTTAGGCGGAGAAGGCGGCGAATTTTGTTGTAGTTGGCGAAGAGAATAGTGAAGCTCAACTATAAGTGGCGATGGAGAGAGACAGAGTCATATGTTGGATCGAATTGGGTACTCAACATATGAAAAGCAATGATGTGTCACTTGTTTTTAACAAGTCCGGATCAAAGATGAACTCATTTTCCCCACCCACAATTTGGTGACGGGTTCATTCCAAATAATCAACTTACGCTTTACGGACAACTTGAAATCCCCATTGAATTTATTGAAAGTATCTAACTAAATTAAACtaggaaacaagaaaaacaagaacCAAACTGAATTAATGTATCCTATTCATGTTaggtacaaaagaagaaagtCCAATGTAAACTAAAAGAGAGTCGACCTCAATTTATTGTCATCATCATGTACCTTTCAAGTTGAACAAAATAGAAACATTATCCATTACTGTGTGTAGCATTTACGTTATGCGGCAAGTTCTGATCTTTTGGACTTTGATAGTCCAATATCTATGAACTATATAtcatccctagctagctagggtagCCCTACAATCTAAATtttgtaatgaatatatatatatatatatatatataaaattttatacatcagctattattcactttcacactttatatttatattttttttatagaatgtgaggttatttttcttaaaatgtgaagtataaaatagtaaataatgactgataagaagaaattttttatatgtatatatattaattttcttt is drawn from Juglans regia cultivar Chandler chromosome 5, Walnut 2.0, whole genome shotgun sequence and contains these coding sequences:
- the LOC108996367 gene encoding transcription factor bHLH62-like, with product MENEFFQNAGMHFESSASLSSIWHSLSSSAMETRGTELNCMSDQSPDCLRNPSWEKSTDHGIHFDSALSSIVSSPAASNTNLSHDSFVIRELIGKLGNIGNSGDISPHSRPLLASYIGGNNSANTSCYSTPLNSPPKPNVPRMDHLIKENLPSLGKSMPLSSSVAEFSADPGFAERAAKFSRFGSRSFNDRTSQFGQNNAEALYRSNLLVETESLSRVSSSPSLKAVGSQMRGQENYSSPMQDRTELASSQEESTISEQIPDVETGLKGSNDLNPRKRKTASKGKAKEPKSSPFANSTKVAEANGNSNAKRCKPNETNGKENGPVKAEEEAKGSSSSSGDEKQSKTNTKPPEPPKDYIHVRARRGQATDSHSLAERVRREKISERMKFLQDLVPGCNKVTGKALMLDEIINYVQSLQRQVEFLSMKLSSVNTRLDLNMDTLISKDIFQSSNPLPHAIFRLDSRASAFYAHQAQQDPALHSNISNGTATQCSVDPLDTALCQSLSVQLPPLNGYRESVSQFPMFGEDDLQTIVQMGFGQNPSQETAMQPQSFHG